A window of Populus trichocarpa isolate Nisqually-1 chromosome 17, P.trichocarpa_v4.1, whole genome shotgun sequence genomic DNA:
TTCCGAGTTTTGACCAGGTCACCGAGTTTTAACTGGGTCACCGGGTCGCTtaggtcaattcttttttttaaaatcaaaacgacatcgttttagtaaaaaaaaggtcaacgagttgcaaccaggtttttgaccgggtcgccgAGTCAACTTACCGGGTCAGctgggtcacaccgggtttttctttttcctattttttcttcaactcggTCTAGTTTTAGTCCCGGATCGGTCAAGTCCCAAATCAACCCGCCAGGCtgaccgggtttcaaaactatgcttgcattccttaattaaaaacttttattataccagaaaatatattcataatagcgtcaccttttttttaatctgtctTAGAGTTCAATGTGGAgccaaaaatatttggaaaagaaaagaaaaggaggggtATGTACAATGACAAGACTACCCCGTATTGACAGACAACTAGGGTTTTACGAATAGCAGAGCTGGTAAGTCGAAGGAGAGGCGCTTAGGAGCAGATACATAAAATCAGTGGTCTCCGCAAGACCGCAACCGCAACTGCAACCATGGGTAAGTAAATTTATCTCTCTGTTTCTCTgccttgaaataaaaaagtagtATATCTCTGTGTGCTGTGTTGTGTTCTGCTGTAAAATGGTGTCTCTGTTTATGTCTTTGAAGGTATCTCACGTGACTCTATGCACAAGAGGCGTGCCACTGGAGGCAAGAAGAAGGCctggagaaagaagagaaagtacAATTTCCTTAATTCTCCTtagtttcaatatttattttatttatttatttatattaattacttGCTTATTGGATTGATGAAGGTATGAGCTAGGCCGTCAGCCTGCAAGCACTAAGCTCTCAAGCAACAAGACTGTCAGAAGAATTCGTGTGCGAGGAGGCAATGTGAAGTGGAGGGCCCTCAGATTGGATACTGGGAACTACTCGTGGGGCAGTGAAGCTGTCACTCGCAAAACCCGTATTCTTGATGTGGTTTACAATGCCTCAAACAATGAGCTTGTCCGAACCCAGACTCTTGTCAAAAGTGCTATTGTTCAGGTGGATGCTGCCCCTTTCAAGCAATGGTACCTTCAGCATTATGGGGTTGACATTGGTAGGAAGAAGAAGGCTGTGGTGAAGAAGGAAACCCCTGAGGTATTATTGTATATGCTTTACCAGAATAATGcttcttttctgtttcttttatatttgatttttgatttcaCGTTGAGGATGTTTGCTGGATGCCCATGATCgttattaacatgattttcCCAAGTGTAAGAATGCCACTTCTATGGGATCTACTGAATTTCTCCAACGTTGTTTATGAATAGGATAAGAGAAGTTGATCTGTTTTTTAGCTTTATGGAATCAATATGAACCCTCCTCGCTTCAATGTTTCGCTGCTCCTGTAAAGCCTTCAAAACTATCTAAAGCATGAATTTTGATTCAGTGACTTTGACCCATCCGTATATTCTCCAGAATAAGATTTCTTGTACTAAGGGCTGTGTGGTGTGTGTGTGCTCAATGTCATTcctcattttgattttttcttcttctcttgtaTCCTGAATATTCTGGTGAACCATTTTTCCTCCGAAGTTTCTCttcaataaatttgataattaaCATAACTTCAATGCAAATATTGAATGCTGTGGATCGCCCTGTTTGTTTATAGAATATAACAATactgcctctctttttttctctttttatttaagattagcAGAATGCTTATTGATGATGTTTTTCTATGGCTCATTTGTGTGCTAGGGTCATTAGTGTTGTTCATGTTGCCAACAAGATAGAAACCAtactatattttaataattgtttttgcatGGTAATCGGCTGTTTTATCTTCTGCTTGTTTCCTGATTTTGTTTGACATATTAGtatcttttagtttctttgtgTGGTGTTCTTAATTAAAATGTTCTGTCTTGTATATCAGCAGGAAGGAGAAGCAACTACAGAAGAAACAAAGAAGAGCAACCATGTCATCAGGAAGCTTGAGAAGCGTCAACAGGTTCGTAAGCTAGATCCTCACATAGAAGAGCAGTTTGGAAGTGGTAGGCTGTTGGCTTCCATCTCTTCTCGACCTGGTCAATGTGGCAGAGCTGATGGGTGAGTTGATAAGAGTTAGTTATATACTCTGATAGTACATGGGGCTTTCAATGtcaacttatttattttcttacttaTCTTTTCCTCAACAGATACATCTTGGAAGGAAAAGAACTTGAATTTTATATGAAGAAGATCCAGAGGAAGAAGGGAAAGGGTGCTGGTGCTGCTTAAGCAATTCAATAACTGGACTCCTCTGCTTGTTTTCGAGTTTAGTTGCTTTACTTTTCATTCTATTATGCGTAGGACAAAAATTTTGTATTTCAGCACTGATTTTGGAGtttaaatatctatatttaGCCTTCTCCAGTGAATCACGTTTTGGCTTGCTTGGAACTCATAAATCAATTTTcgaatgaaattaaaacttctaattttttgactCAGCCACCAATATTATGGTCACAGACAGTTACTGAAATTGCTTCCTTTGAACATCAGATGTGTTAAGTTTGTCAACATTAGGAGTTGGGAAATTGTAGGCAACGGCCAACTTGAAGAATGATTTCAGCTGGAAAATTAATGTTATGTTCTTCTCAGATGTTACCATAAGATTTGCCTTGGTAGTTCTAGGTTTTGGCAAACTTCAGGTTCAAGTGCGTCTATACTGATGACAGTTTCAGATATTGCTCTGGCGTGTAGATTGTCTCCAGGAATTCCCTGATGCCTTGTTTGTTATCTCCCCCGTGTTTTTCCTGACAGTAATAAGACAATAAAAGATTAACTCATGACGCTGCTGACTCCAGAGCTCCAATCTGCTGCTCCATGCTGTATCTTCCACCAAAATCTTGTCCCGCAATGATGCGTGTTTCTTTAGGACATTCTAAAGTATAAAAGATATAGAAACTGAATTGGTTTTTTGTGGTGTTGGAATAACTCAGTCCAGAACAAGTGCTGCAAGGAACCTCAGCTTTCTTGATAGCTACTCCCCGTCCATTACAGGCAAACTTCTTTCCTCTTGAAGAGGACCATACGCAGAGGTTAAAGATGGAGATCATTCATGGAACCCTTTCCTCGAAGAAAAAATATCGACAGGCCACTAATTCCTAGGACCGAGACTAGACATAAGAGAGACAAAAGAAGATAATGCAATGAAACATTGGTCACTGCTCCAATCCAAACCAAAGTGATGTAAATGATTTAGCCTTGTCCATAAGATGCAGGGATATCAACTTTCATGAATATACAACAGCAATGCGAAGCACACGTTCCTCTCTTGTCAATAAAGACATGTCAGGAAGCTCTCTCCACTTACAAAGGACATGTCAGTatgacaacaaaaattattgcaaATCTTTATTAAAGTAAACACTTGAAAACAGCCCCATGATGAGTACAACTCAAGAAGCTCATAAAACATCATTGTATTGTGGTTGTTGCCAGGTAAGGcttaaattttggtttttcctACCAATAAGGACTGTTTGAGAATACAatcggttattttttaaaatattttttactcagaaatgcattaaaataatatttttttattttttaaaattatttttgacatcagcacatcaaaatgatctaaaaataccaaaaaatattaatttaaaataaaaaataaaaaaatcaaatattttcaaaaatatttttaaaacacaaaacaaataaaccaaAAGCCTCCATTTGCATCCTACCTAGACCTCCTTTGGGTGATCTTGACCCATGGACGCCCACTATGCAATGCTAACCTAAATGTTAGGCTTTTGAAGATTAATGTGTGTTCTTGGAGGTTTGCAGCTGATTCCATGGATGATGGATCCCAGATGGAGGACTTTTTATTAggtatatcattttaaaaacaaaataataggtTATGGGTCAGgtccaaaattataaattgaataaaagccTCCAAGAGAAGAGGCCTATTTGACAATTTCCCTAAAACAGGCctgtaaaaaaatcttaattcataGGCAAAATCTCTAATTCCAGTTCCTAGCATGATCATCTCAGTGTTAGATTaagatcttttcttttcttttctgatattAGCTGTATGAATTATAAAGGTGGGACTCAAATTTGAGACATACTGTTTTTGGCAAACCACAAATCCACTCGTATGTTAAGTTAAAGATCAGGGGAAAATACATATTAactttaattaacaaaacactaaaagaatTATGCATTACCTtgcaaaatactatttatttcaatagtgttgattttattttttaatttataatttataaagaattgaattttataatttattttattttattttttattgagttatatTAATCTTATAACATGTATCACAAGGTTAATTTGGTTGACTCAAATACTAGGAGatttattgaagaaaatctttaaaaatactcagtaataaatttttaagaacaAAGTATTAATTCTTGACAATAACAAGCTAGAATTTTAGCTTGGTTactttaaattagttttattcaagTATAAAGTCTATACTTGTGTAGTATTGTTTAGTATGCATAttataattgtgttttaatatatatatatatatatatatataattttaggaCTTTTGTCACCGTCacattttgaaaatgatggaaTAAAGGAGGCAATTGTGTCAGGACGCAGCCGTTTCCAGTggagaaatgaaattgaagggATGTTTTGGAGCTGTCGTTGACTCTAGTAAAGGAGTTCAGGAGAGAAAAAACGGAAGGGAAAAATAGGGGCTTAAAGTTCAGGTTGCTAGACATAACTGCAGCAATGGTTGTGGGACCAGATGGACACCCAAACCATTATGGACACTGGTCACCTGAGAATGTGACTCTTGCTGATCGTGTTCACTGGTGCTTACCAGGCCCTACTGATACTTGGAACGAGCTCTTGCTTCAGATGCTGAAGAGGGAAAGGTGGCGAGGAGCCGTTTGGTtgcagacaaaaaaaaatgcatgttgtCGCATCTGAGTCGGTTTTCACACTGGCAAATGGCTGGGAGGAGTTTATGTGTGGAGTGTGAATGAACATGGTTCTGATTTccagtttttattgtttattatatatttgtcaTCGTTTCTGAGTCAGTGTCGGCCATTTGGCCATGCTCCTAACTCCTGAGAAACGGCTggtaaaaattagaaaagcaCCATAAAAATCTGATAAAGTGAATGCCATGTGCGATCAACCGAAGgataatattgttaattactTCTAGTTCCAGTTCAGAATTTCCTGTTCAAGTGCAGAGAAGATCAACAACAATAAAACTAGGCACTAATCAAAGGTTCTATGCATACCCCACAGGCACCGCGCGTTAATGCCAGACAGGTAATCATCACCTTTTGACCTAAATTCTTGATCTTCCAGAATAAACCGGGGATATAATGTGCTTGATGTTTGCTAGACTGCTAAAATGCTTTTAGCCATTACTAGATAAATGAATGCAGTCAGGCCTTCACCCTAGAAAAATGTCGGTAAGTCTTGCCTTGACAGCAAATGCAAGGATTCTAGTATGGTTCTGAATAATGAACTGCATATGAGCAGTCccaatatattttgtttcttcaaaaaagaattccaatattcctttttctttatctaAACATCAACTAAGATAACTTCATCATCTTTAAGTAACCCAGCCACAATATTGTTCAAATTCATGTGCACGAACATTTGGACTGATAGCTGAGAAACCAAATGACCAACAATGGTTCGGCAACCATTTCTTCTAATTCCCAACCGCTAGTTCCTTTTTCTCAGACCAATTTGATAGTAAAGTAATTTACAGCAAAAAAGGAAAGTGCTTCCATATCATTTTTCTCGtggatataataaattaataacccAACAGTCTACCAAGTCCCACCCTTGGTTGTCACACTGGGCAGGGAGGTGTGTAATAGGTCCCAGCTGATATTTTATTTCAGAAAGAAGCAGATGACATGAATGATTAGCACTCTATTATCAAAGCAGAAGGTACTTAAGTTTCCACCGAAAAGAAGTGTTGAAATATTGTGCATAGAATGAACCCAATTTCACTAAAATGCGATATGCAATCATCCATAACTTTGCTCCTAAGCCACGCCAGGCTCACTTGGCACTAAATATAACCAGAAGAGCAGTCCAATACTTACAGTTGAAGATACCTGCAATGCTAAACACCATGAGGTGGCGCAATGTTATTCATGAGCCTTGTGATTGCTGCCAATTTCTTACTGTAAAATGTGATCATTGTTTGATTATGTTATAATTCTTCTGCAGCTCTATTCCCATGTGACCCTAGACAAAACTATGTGCGCATTTCTGTGCCTAAAAAATGAATGATAGAATCAGCATAAAGGAATGCAGTCCATTTTCAGCTTGCTCTATTTGAAGACTTGGCTTGaatcatttccaacttcatcaaAAGTGTGTCGGACAAAAGTTAATGCAcatggttttgattttcattatgGTTGCTGCTGGTTAATAGGATTAGGTGCATGTGTAATTGTTAAGCAAACTAAAAATCAAGTCTGTAAGGTACTTAAATCCTTTATGCACAGAGAATACTGGCAAAACTAAGCAAAACTAGTATGAAACTAAGCAAAACTAGTATGACAATGAAAAAGGCTAAGTAGTACTCAGTTATGATCATGATGCATGCTTTAACAAAATAAAGGGCATTTTCATCATGATTGTGATCTTGCACTGGTGCTCAAACTTTACCTCTATAAAGGATGTCAATGGAAAAATTGATGCGGAAACGAAAAGGCTAAGAATTTCCTAAGCCTGCTATCAATTACTGATCGATTACGATAtttcaccaaaaataaaaaggtgtaTTAtctgttgaaagaaaaaaaaaaaaaaagttgtccaTGGACAGCAAAACAATAAGCAAaagtgaaaaacaagaaaaaaatttgagaggAAGATAAtcttattaagtgttttttccaatgtatttatctttatatttattaaattatacttttaattacAAGTCTATTTATAAACTTTAAGTATTACACaaacaaagaattaaattaCTCATAGAAAATTCTAATTTGAAGAGTAAATATATTATAACTTAATCCAATTATTTCTAAATTAGTTGACtagttcctttgtttttttaaaaaaattaaaatttgatttattttcaatatctttttttaaacttgatttcctTATAATTTTCAATACATCTCATATTTAAGTggatttatgaaaatatttataattttatcttgaatttttacatatttaactttaactttttttattatgataaaatcTTGTAGGTAATGAAATCTTATATGAATGTATCATCATGTCcagaaacaatataaaaacatcactAAAGCCCCCATATAGTGTGCACAAATGCAAAGTTTGTTATTTTACTTCACCATGAAGTTTAATGACATTGAGTTTTCCAATGGAAAGAACACCCAGCATAGCGCCCCCAAAAAGCTGCTGCTGCTAGCCCTCAGTCTAGTTTTCCTCACCATCGTCCCTCTATATCTGTTGACAACTTCACGTTCACCACTACCATCCCCTAAGATTGATATCAGTGATTTGAGAAACATAGGAATAGTGAAGGAATGTGACATTTTTAGTGGAAAATGGATTCCTTATCCTAATGGGCCTTACTACACTGATGCAACTTGTAGCCTAATCATCGACCAGCACAATTGCATGAAATTTGGCAGACCTGATACGGAGTTCATGAAATGGAGGTGGAGACCAGAGAAATGTGAGCTACCTTTCTTTAATGCAAAGCAGTTCTTGGAACTTGTTCGAGGGAAGATGATGGCCTTCGTCGGAGACTCTGTAGGAAGGAACCAAATGCAATCATTGTTATGTCTCTTATCCAGTGTAAGTCTTTAATCACTCATCGTTGCATATCTTCATGTGCATTGAATCACCAAGCACACTCGATGGCTCGAGTTACAAGCTTCACATCATAATGATTCGCACCATTAAAATTAAACCAGAATTTGCTGGGATGTAATTATTTCATTGACCAGACGATCAGTGTCTAAACTCTACATATCAAAATTAGATGCACAATGTTGAGTGATTCAAGTTATTGTAATTGCACCAAGAATTTCTGATACAAAGTTGATTCTCATTCCTGCTCTTGTCTTTCAGGTGACCCATCCTGAGGATATTTCTCATAGGTATACAGCAGACACAACATATTTCAAACGCTGGTTCTATGCTGATTACGGGTTTACTCTAGCAACTCTTTGGTCTCCGTTCTTGGTTAAGTCCCGTGATGCAGACCCCAATGGTCATTCCCTCAACAGCCTGATGAGCCTTTACTTAGACCAAGCTGATGAGGCATGGGCTAGTCAGATTGAGAATTTCGACTATGTGATCATCTCAGCTGGACAATGGTTCTTCCGTCCTCTTATATACTACATCAATGGTCAGATTGTTGGTTGTCATAACTGCTACATGGAAAACATTACTGCTGTCACAAAGTATTATGGCTACCGAATGGCATTTCGAACTGCGTTTGAGACCCTTCGAAGACTAAAGAACTACAAGGGCATTACATTTTTAAGGACATTTTCTCCTTCACACTTCGAAAATGGAGCGTGGAATGAAGGAGGGAATTGTATTAGGACAATGCCCTTTACAAGCGAGGAAATGAAGTTTGATGGGTATTACTTGGAATTCTACTTGACACAAGTTGAAGAGCTAAGGAAAGCACAGAAAGAAGGGAGGAAGGGGGGTTTAAAATTTGAGCTACTAGCAACGACAGAAGCAATGCTGCTGAGGCCAGACGGGCACCCAAACTATTATGGTCGCTCACCTCATAGCAATGTGACTGTAGCTGACTGCGTTCACTGGTGCTTGCCTGGCCCCATTGACACTTGGAATGAGTTCTTACTTTATATGATGAGGAAGGAAGCGTGGAGATCTTTTTATGAGAAGCTACAGAAAACTATTTCATGAAGATATGAATATGTTGTTATATGTTCAACACGTTTTATCAACACTATTCATTATTCTTTGTAATCTTAATTTGTACTGTAATGGGTTATCGTTTACAagtaaatgatgtttttaagAACATATGAGACAAGAACATGGAAAAGCTTTCATGTTCCCCTCACATTACACATACCAACAGTCAAATCAACATACCAATGGGGTCAAATCCACTACTTCTAGCTGTTATCAGAGAAGCACCGAAGCTTTCAAATAATTGCATTTTGAGAAGCCATGGACAAACATATGtatcaaataaattgaacagCCCAGTCATCCTCACCTCTGGTGTTTGGTATTGAACTAAAGAATAGAGTACAAAAGGGGTGCTCATTTTGCAAGATCTCTATTCCTTGGTCCGGACCCCGTTAATCCTCCTTTTCATGTTACTATATCCACTGTATTTTACTGATTATGTCACCACTTACAGATAATGATGAATGTTTTGGAATTGGATTATGTTATATTCATGAAGTTCTCATCCAACTAAATTTTACATTTCTTGGGTCAATCTCAATTTGAGAACATCGAAAACTCTACGAATCACAGCTATAATGTTGTTTCCTCCCTCTAATGTCATTgctttatcttgtttttttttcctatttttctcccactaatcattaatttttcgTTTATGTGCAAGTCTGCGGTACCCTATCATAAAATTGGGAAGTGGCAAACAGCTtctttgcatatatatatatatatatatatatagagagagagagagagagagaattagtCCAGGCAACCAACTGCATTACGAAAGAGGAACTAGCCACTCCGTTACAAAATAATGATTTACACAACGGAAATATCTCACATTCAAATATGGAGAGGAAAATGAATTTCCTTGATGCTACTCAAAATGAAAGCTTGATGAAAACCACAATGTGCAAGAATAAAATGTAAATAACAAAAGCCGACCTCAGGAACATGAGTCTCTGTTGGTGCTCAGTTCGGCCACCAGTGGAATACGGTAGCTTGTCGACAATATAGTCTGCAAAAGCAGACCCCTTGTCCGAGGTGCTTCTTCCAAACCGATTCCTGGCAGTATTGCCCTCTACATTGCTACTTTCAAGCCTCCTCCGCAATCCATTCAACCTTTCTAGCTCCATCTCTTTCAAATGAATTTCACTGACCAGGCCCTCTGCTTGTGCCTACAAACAAGACACCATTTTCAAAGGTTGGTGTTTATTCCATGAGGTATCTACTCCACATTGATACAGAAGTCATAAGTAGTAGCCAATTTGTAATAAATTGTACAATCCACCTGTTTAGCTGCTAGTTGCTCGATTAGGCTATGAAGCTGTTTATCCAATAACTTCTCTCTCTGAGCTGTGGCAAAATCACTTTCATGTCAAATTCCCCTGTGCAAGTTACTCCTTCAAGAGTGATAATTTTTCTACTAAATACCAATTGCATAGGTTATCTTGTCACTAATTACAAAAGGAATATGTTTAACCACTGAACATCAACAAAACACTGTGAGAGAGTTACTAAAAGAAACACCATTTCGCAATCAGATCAAGAGATCACCATGGAACATCCACTATAGACAACAAATCTAATCCCCATCTGCAGGTTGTAATCCTACCTGAAGCCTAGCACAAGACACTTTCCCAAATGTTGCAATCCTATTCCAGGGAAAGCCTAGCCCAATGTtattaaaatcactttttttactTGGATCATTATAGAGTCCTGAAAATCGGattgtaaaatcgtaaaattataagattttacgaactcaaaaaataactaacaagATTAATAATATACCTATGCTCAAGCGATAATATTAGTAATTAATCATTTCTCTAACAACAATTGTAACCAATTAATTTTACTGTTAATCATAGATATGTAATTTAATCATACTTGTGTCCATGGATCAATACCGTGCTCATGCAAAACAAGGCTTTGGCCACActgaacaaaagaaaaatgtcGTTCCAGGTAGACAAACATACTTGGGTATATCAAGTCATTCTATGGTATAAGGTTTCATCAAAATGGAATTAGATTAGGTACTCTCATGACACCAAGGTCATATCAAATCATGTGACTCAGGCCTCTAAACCATTGACTCATGGAAGTCCAAAATAGCCCAAATTTCTTATTTACCCAAAATTCcaaaatcgtaaaatcataaagtaAAATTGGGATTTTACTGATTCAACAACCTATTTTACTAAGATCTTAACCAATTGTGATTGTTAGTGTTTTGAATCATTAAcgctatttaattttaagatttcaaaaacttttttgatAACCATGGCCTAGTCTTTGCAAACGCTGATCTCTTGGAAACCAAACTCAAGTTTGTCCCTTTGACAACCTTCCAGAAAGCAAGGAAAGAAATGTAAACTAAAGTCTGATCTCAGctccctctctttttctttcacacacacgcacacaaaatgaagaaagactATCAAACTTCAAGAAGATTTCTGATATTTGAAACCTGGAGCAGGCTGCTTCAGTGCATTCTCTTGAACTTGCATCCACCTTTTATCTAAACCTTGAACAATTTCTTCCAATGAACTCTGAAGAGAATTAGGGAAGATTTTCAAGACCTTATAACAAAAGGAGCTGAGTTGAGAAAGAAAGCTTGTAAGAAGTAGACAAATGCAAATCTaccaattcttttttcttgttatccAACTTCTCTAATATATCAGACTTTGCAGCTTCTGCATCTGATCCAGCTTCAACTGCTGTTTCAGATGCATTAACTGATTCACCAGAGTTTCCGTGTTGTCCAGCATCCATTGCAGTTTCTGCATTTTCTAGCTCCTCCATCAAAGCTTGTTCAGTCTCATCCATTTCCTAACATTTCattacataaaaacaaacattaaattacagaagaaaaaaaaataaaggaagtgAAAGGCGAATGAAGTCTATTTATTGaagcagaaaaaataaagaatgccAGGACACCAGGAGATGTATGGTTATGACTAATGA
This region includes:
- the LOC18107421 gene encoding 40S ribosomal protein S8 isoform X2 translates to MGISRDSMHKRRATGGKKKAWRKKRKYELGRQPASTKLSSNKTVRRIRVRGGNVKWRALRLDTGNYSWGSEAVTRKTRILDVVYNASNNELVRTQTLVKSAIVQVDAAPFKQWYLQHYGVDIGRKKKAVVKKETPEEGEATTEETKKSNHVIRKLEKRQQVRKLDPHIEEQFGSGRLLASISSRPGQCGRADGYILEGKELEFYMKKIQRKKGKGAGAA
- the LOC18107421 gene encoding 40S ribosomal protein S8 isoform X1; the encoded protein is MGISRDSMHKRRATGGKKKAWRKKRKYELGRQPASTKLSSNKTVRRIRVRGGNVKWRALRLDTGNYSWGSEAVTRKTRILDVVYNASNNELVRTQTLVKSAIVQVDAAPFKQWYLQHYGVDIGRKKKAVVKKETPEQEGEATTEETKKSNHVIRKLEKRQQVRKLDPHIEEQFGSGRLLASISSRPGQCGRADGYILEGKELEFYMKKIQRKKGKGAGAA
- the LOC18107419 gene encoding protein trichome birefringence-like 19 codes for the protein MQSLLFYFTMKFNDIEFSNGKNTQHSAPKKLLLLALSLVFLTIVPLYLLTTSRSPLPSPKIDISDLRNIGIVKECDIFSGKWIPYPNGPYYTDATCSLIIDQHNCMKFGRPDTEFMKWRWRPEKCELPFFNAKQFLELVRGKMMAFVGDSVGRNQMQSLLCLLSSVTHPEDISHRYTADTTYFKRWFYADYGFTLATLWSPFLVKSRDADPNGHSLNSLMSLYLDQADEAWASQIENFDYVIISAGQWFFRPLIYYINGQIVGCHNCYMENITAVTKYYGYRMAFRTAFETLRRLKNYKGITFLRTFSPSHFENGAWNEGGNCIRTMPFTSEEMKFDGYYLEFYLTQVEELRKAQKEGRKGGLKFELLATTEAMLLRPDGHPNYYGRSPHSNVTVADCVHWCLPGPIDTWNEFLLYMMRKEAWRSFYEKLQKTIS
- the LOC18107418 gene encoding uncharacterized protein LOC18107418, with amino-acid sequence MAGLLAWAADVVGAHGNNHELEEDRIPIVFTDDQQKYVQELDSKASSLSRTIQDLRLRLPPPDISQRLPHLLAHSIASNAALALQLNAHSATKEQAQLREVTLQEENAEYEKAILNCENNIHERIQEADLLLRKLQEMDETEQALMEELENAETAMDAGQHGNSGESVNASETAVEAGSDAEAAKSDILEKLDNKKKELSSLEEIVQGLDKRWMQVQENALKQPAPAQREKLLDKQLHSLIEQLAAKQAQAEGLVSEIHLKEMELERLNGLRRRLESSNVEGNTARNRFGRSTSDKGSAFADYIVDKLPYSTGGRTEHQQRLMFLRSAFVIYILFLHIVVFIKLSF